From a single Silene latifolia isolate original U9 population chromosome 6, ASM4854445v1, whole genome shotgun sequence genomic region:
- the LOC141587617 gene encoding uncharacterized protein LOC141587617, which translates to MIGCWAIWERRNKAIFEDGEWRADLVVRRVRDLVCEMAGRGSLDMAREVRGVVEDGGGWRRPGGGVPKVNVDAAVMEGVGVGLGVVCRNDRGEVVWCGVEQGTLVMDPEEAEATAILYDLKEARRMNNHRVILEGDCLNVIQDLQQKRKGRSSIFLIYNDIYVLCNSFDNVTFKWSRRNSNKVAHELAHLRP; encoded by the coding sequence ATGATTGGTTGTTGGGCTATTTGGGAGAGGAGAAATAAGGCGATTTTTGAGGATGGGGAATGGAGGGCGGATCTTGTTGTAAGACGGGTGAGGGATTTGGTATGTGAGATGGCAGGGAGGGGGAGTTTGGATATGGCAAGGGAGGTTCGGGGGGTAGTGGAGGATGGAGGTGGTTGGCGGAGGCCGGGAGGTGGGGTGCCAAAAGTGAATGTGGATGCAGCAGTTATGGAGGGTGTGGGTGTGGGGTTGGGTGTTGTATGTCGAAATGACAGGGGGGAGGTTGTGTGGTGTGGCGTGGAGCAAGGGACGTTAGTAATGGACCCAGAAGAAGCGGAAGCAACTGCTATCTTGTATGATCTCAAAGAGGCACGTCGGATGAATAATCATAGAGTTATCCTGGAAGGTGATTGCTTGAATGTTATCCAAGATCTACAGCAGAAAAGGAAGGGGCGCAGTAGTATTTTTTTAATTTACAATGACATTTATGTTTTATGTAATTCTTTTGACAATGTTACGTTTAAGTGGTCGCGTAGGAATTCTAATAAGGTCGCTCATGAGCTCGCTCATCTGAGACCATAG
- the LOC141587619 gene encoding uncharacterized protein LOC141587619, whose protein sequence is MYIFGFAPGSKDYKVVAITFRQNDEGNETKKMYVAVYTLSDQQWTVRNDGLNIDRSYLQSLFKGNNCLSSKSNTIYFQGAAHWLGNNLHGDIYEQSNQSTHLVSFDFDTEKFTFSELPFASYEEDSSRVLFLRGESLAIFSISSVSSSIRVLENGVWTLRFFGSSSDDGYKLFSSYPFKYSKEKVFYCESDGGRLICGKDFYNIATCQVRQSVQSKSKYIELETYSESLLLYKGYGAKDLMSFS, encoded by the coding sequence ATGTATATTTTTGGGTTCGCCCCTGGTAGCAAGGATTATAAAGTGGTCGCAATCACATTTCGACAAAATGATGAGGGTAATGAGACTAAGAAGATGTATGTTGCAGTTTATACACTTAGTGATCAACAATGGACCGTTAGAAATGATGGGTTGAATATTGATCGTTCGTATCTTCAGAGTTTGTTTAAGGGTAATAATTGCCTCAGTAGTAAATCAAATACGATTTACTTTCAAGGAGCCGCACACTGGCTCGGAAATAATCTACATGGGGATATTTACGAGCAGAGTAATCAATCAACTCATCTTGTTTCCTTTGATTTTGACACGGAAAAATTCACCTTTTCGGAACTGCCCTTTGCTTCGTACGAAGAAGACTCATCAAGGGTTCTGTTTCTTCGAGGGGAGTCACTAGCTATTTTCAGTATTTCTTCGGTAAGTTCCAGCATAAGGGTGCTGGAAAATGGTGTGTGGACTCTGCGGTTTTTTGGATCTTCAAGTGACGATGGATATAAATTATTCAGCTCCTACCCCTTTAAGTACTCGAAGGAAAAAGTGTTCTATTGTGAGAGTGATGGTGGCCGTCTTATTTGTGGGAAAGATTTCTACAACATTGCTACTTGTCAAGTCCGACAGTCAGTACAATCGAAGAGCAAGTATATAGAATTGGAAACGTATTCAGAGAGCTTGCTGTTATACAAGGGATACGGAGCCAAGGATCTGATGTCGTTCTCTTGA